Proteins co-encoded in one Arachis hypogaea cultivar Tifrunner chromosome 11, arahy.Tifrunner.gnm2.J5K5, whole genome shotgun sequence genomic window:
- the LOC112722902 gene encoding putative pentatricopeptide repeat-containing protein At1g69350, mitochondrial: MTLYMPLFRTCSTLRSLTQLHAHLIVTGLHNDPLPSTKLIESYSQMGSLHSSRLVFDTHPSPDSFMLGVLIKCYLWNHLFHQVVSLYHSHIHMGSFVFVYPSVLKAVSGVGDLVTGRKVHGTVIKSGLEADAVIGTSLLGMYGELCCLDDAQKVFDEMPQRDLVSWSSVISCYVENGRPSEGLKMFRRMVSEQISPDKITLLSVAEGCAKVGCLRLVKSIHGYAIRSDMVGDASLSNALIIMYGQCGHLQRAEGLFKFLADRSTACWTSMISSYNRNECFREALASFIRMQESQVEPNAVTMINALYPCARLGRLKEGKSVHCFILRKAMDLGDLDLGPPLVEFYAACWEPSSCHKLLYITENIVSWNILISFYAREGLHDNAMVLFANMLGKGLMPDSYSLASSISASASIGSIEFGQQIHNHAMKRGFIDEFVQNSLIDMYLKCGFADLAYLVFDKITEKSIVTWNCMISGLSQNGLSVAALKLFDQMYFNCLKIDEVTLLCAIQACSNLGYLEEGKWIHHKIIVFGVQSDLYINTALVDMYAKSGDLQTAKRVFDIMPEKSVVTWSAMIAAYGVHGQMIAAGSLFTKMVESGIRPNEVTFMNILSACRHAGSMEAGKFYFNSMRDYGIEPNIEHFASIVDLLSRAGDLDGAHKIIKSMLFPIDSSIWGALLNGCRIHGRKDLIRQINKDLQEISTDDTGYYTLLSNIYAEGGYLQESRAVRTKMEGMGLKKVPGYSTVEVNKKIYRFGAGDASECREIYMFEKHLRSLGQLCDIEGYNSIFSEDYNVKSLQRKASSYICNKLVTL, encoded by the coding sequence ATGACACTCTACATGCCATTGTTCAGGACATGTTCTACCTTAAGATCACTCACCCAGCTCCATGCCCATCTTATCGTAACTGGACTCCACAACGACCCACTTCCCTCCACAAAGCTCATTGAGTCATATTCTCAAATGGGTTCCCTCCATTCATCAAGGCTCGTTTTTGACACCCACCCATCTCCTGATTCCTTCATGTTAGGTGTCCTCATCAAGTGTTATCTCTGGAACCACCTTTTTCACCAAGTGGTTTCACTCTACCATAGTCACATTCACATGGGTAGCTTCGTTTTTGTGTACCCTTCTGTTCTGAAGGCTGTCTCTGGTGTTGGGGACTTGGTTACTGGAAGAAAGGTCCATGGTACGGTGATTAAGTCTGGCCTCGAAGCAGATGCTGTAATTGGAACCTCGTTGTTGGGTATGTATGGTGAATTGTGCTGTTTGGATGATGCCCAGAAGGTGTTCGATGAAATGCCTCAGAGGGACTTGGTTTCGTGGAGTTCTGTTATCTCTTGTTATGTTGAGAATGGAAGGCCCAGTGAAGGGTTGAAGATGTTTCGCCGGATGGTTTCGGAGCAAATTAGTCCTGACAAGATCACTTTGCTTAGTGTAGCCGAAGGTTGTGCTAAAGTTGGTTGCCTGAGGCTGGTGAAATCAATCCACGGGTATGCAATCAGAAGTGACATGGTTGGTGATGCCAGTTTGAGTAATGCACTTATCATTATGTATGGCCAATGCGGTCACTTGCAAAGAGCAGAAGGGCTCTTTAAATTCCTCGCTGATCGAAGTACTGCCTGTTGGACTTCTATGATTTCGTCCTATAATCGAAATGAGTGCTTTAGAGAAGCACTTGCGAGTTTTATCCGGATGCAGGAGTCACAAGTGGAACCAAATGCAGTGACAATGATTAATGCTCTGTATCCATGTGCTAGATTAGGCCGGTTGAAAGAGGGGAAGTCAGTTCATTGCTTTATTTTAAGAAAAGCAATGGATTTAGGAGATCTTGATCTCGGTCCTCCGCTAGTGGAGTTTTATGCTGCATGTTGGGAACCAAGTAGTTGTCATAAACTTCTTTATATAACTGAAAATATTGTGTCATGGAATATACTTATATCGTTTTATGCTAGGGAGGGTTTACATGACAATGCAATGGTACTCTTTGCTAATATGTTGGGTAAGGGGTTAATGCCGGACTCATATAGCCTAGCAAGTTCTATTTCAGCGAGTGCGAGCATTGGTTCGATAGAATTCGGACAGCAGATACACAACCATGCCATGAAAAGAGGCTTCATAGATGAATTTGTTCAGAACTCCTTGATAGACATGTATTTAAAATGCGGCTTTGCAGACTTGGCATACCTGGTTTTTGACAAGATTACAGAAAAAAGCATTGTGACATGGAACTGCATGATTTCTGGGCTTTCTCAGAATGGGCTTTCGGTAGCAGCACTCAAACTATTTGATCAGATGTACTTCAATTGTCTGAAAATTGATGAAGTAACCTTGTTATGTGCAATTCAAGCTTGTTCCAATTTGGGCTATCTTGAGGAGGGAAAATGGATTCATCATAAGATCATTGTATTTGGTGTACAGAGTGACCTTTATATTAATACAGCCTTGGTTGATATGTATGCCAAATCTGGAGACCTTCAAACAGCCAAACGAGTTTTCGATATCATGCCAGAGAAAAGCGTGGTGACATGGAGTGCCATGATTGCTGCTTATGGTGTACACGGTCAAATGATTGCGGCTGGTTCACTCTTCACAAAAATGGTAGAGTCAGGCATCAGACCAAATGAAGTAACCTTCATGAATATCTTATCTGCATGCAGGCATGCTGGATCAATGGAGGCTGGAAAATTCTATTTCAACTCGATGAGGGATTATGGCATAGAGCCTAACATAGAACATTTTGCCTCTATAGTCGACCTCCTAAGCCGCGCTGGCGATCTTGATGGAGCgcacaaaataattaaatcaatgcTCTTCCCTATAGATTCTAGCATATGGGGAGCTCTACTTAACGGATGCCGAATTCACGGTAGGAAAGACCTGATTCGACAAATCAACAAAGACCTTCAAGAAATAAGCACAGATGATACAGGGTACTATACGTTGTTATCTAATATATATGCCGAAGGAGGATACCTCCAAGAATCCAGAGCGGTGAGAACAAAGATGGAAGGGATGGGACTAAAGAAGGTTCCTGGGTATAGCACTGTTGAGGTTAATAAGAAAATCTACAGATTTGGAGCTGGGGATGCTTCTGAATGTAGAGAAATTTACATGTTTGAAAAACACTTACGAAGTTTGGGACAACTATGTGACATTGAAGGCTATAATAGTATATTTTCTGAGGATTATAATGTTAAGAGCTTGCAGAGAAAAGCTAGTAGTTATATTTGCAATAAATTGGTCACACTTTAG
- the LOC112722900 gene encoding uncharacterized protein: MPSNNKSLPSVASNSSPRRSSEISNPIRKSFIGNPFSKPSLVANPTSSRSVFPNTPANSPSDFQVRNSVAGRESGGSLRYVDDKENGKDQKLNPGKVRSPATCLKGSKNFMSPTISASCKIIESPRKKVLIERNGPVPDSVPSAEAKSNVRKVTFAEPLECGGLQLDHLDLVEERKLDSIFDGVPNFEESHSSRSSLTSEEDLSDESETVHDISVPLVPNNDTDVSFEAEHDLNVPLVLEDDKIETEPSFETVSLDHDCVNLDPTFKLSPTPPPASSTATILAPLDADPLMPPYDPKTNYLSPRPQFLHYKPRPRTELCSENIISGSFSDTEVTEDSQSEGSQKEAEEVSSDEAVMEEESQSSDEPSPAEGTIEANPKRRFSMKSLAFGLIILLSFAVLSISVINSPVVHHTVFEDMYEAYEASQLSEFARANFDQFTQFAKAKFDCLAQNLHIRFIKSLTSISELISKVRELQIHSLAQLQYYNLTVVPDHVVVNQYHVFRKGINEVVDAEIQSTVLHIQESEVISDIDADDEDDGEDISEEHYEIYEEQIQQELGVITEAESALDAPQPEQSLQLTEAGNSDAKQEQEGNVYFNVEGVSELDEILKGQAEIIPEQALQLAEAEISEAMHAQEEDAHFFNVEDSDIHIDVKQTLGDGARFNIEKPSNEGLEHLPSLGSEVEEIHAEVYDEEAEGNYATVDAAITRNERRSETTDITPRMMLYLLLCGGALIIALVSFNFSRKGKIGSKRVTSSVEQPLIGKELHANNSLQTLNKKQISPEKSSLRNGPIEMDVLELEEPCPSEMSSFQQGSTQGDKAMNQSDEDHSVEKKRNKHYRRESWASSDYSMGSKSSYGSLTVYEKIPSKQGDGDVGIVTPVRRSSRIRNLATSPS, encoded by the exons ATGCCTTCTAACAACAAGTCCTTGCCATCAGTGGCATCAAATTCAAGCCCTAGAAGAAGTTCAGAAATCAGCAACCCTATCAGGAAGAGTTTTATCGGAAACCCATTCTCTAAACCCTCCCTAGTCGCAAACCCTACTAGTTCTAGATCCGTTTTCCCCAACACTCCCGCCAACAGTCCTTCAG ATTTTCAGGTAAGGAACAGTGTTGCGGGCAGAGAAAGTGGGGGGTCTTTGCGGTACGTTGATGACAAAGAAAATGGGAAAGATCAGAAATTGAATCCCGGGAAGGTTCGATCACCAGCTACTTGCTTGAAGGGCTCAAAGAATTTCATGTCTCCGACCATCTCTGCTTCCTGCAAGATTATTGAATCTCCGAGGAAAAAAGTGCTGATTGAGAGGAATGGGCCAGTTCCAGATTCTGTTCCATCTGCAGAGGCCAAAAGCAACGTTCGCAAGGTAACTTTTGCAGAACCCTTGGAATGTGGTGGTTTGCAATTAGACCACCTTGATCTAGTAGAAGAGAGAAAACTTGATTCTATATTTGATGGGGTTCCAAATTTTGAGGAATCACATAGTAGCCGCTCTAGTTTGACATCTGAGGAAGATTTGAGCGATGAAAGTGAAACTGTCCATGATATCAGTGTTCCTTTGGTTCCAAATAATGACACTGATGTGTCATTTGAGGCTGAACATGATCTGAATGTTCCTTTGGTTCTAGAGGATGATAAAATTGAGACAGAACCTTCATTTGAAACTGTTTCCCTCGATCATGATTGTGTTAACCTTGACCCAACTTTCAAGCTTAGTCCTACCCCACCTCCAGCTTCATCCACAGCTACCATCTTAGCTCCTCTTGATGCCGATCCCTTGATGCCACCTTACGATCCTAAAACAAACTATCTCTCCCCTAGACCGCAGTTTCTTCATTACAAACCTAGACCAAGGACGGAACTTTGCAGTGAGAATATCATATCTGGTAGCTTCTCTGATACAGAAGTTACAGAGGATTCTCAGTCCGAAGGTTCACAGAAGGAAGCAGAGGAGGTCTCTTCGGATGAGGCAGTTATGGAGGAAGAAAGCCAAAGTTCTGATGAACCAAGTCCTGCTGAGGGAACCATTGAAGCCAACCCTAAGCGCCGCTTCTCTATGAAATCATTGGCTTTTGGTTTGATTATTCTCCTCTCATTTGCTGTTCTCTCCATCTCAGTCATCAATTCTCCGGTGGTTCATCATACAGTGTTTGAAGACATGTATGAGGCTTATGAAGCGTCTCAACTTTCAGAGTTTGCAAGGGCCAACTTTGATCAATTCACCCAGTTTGCAAAAGCAAAATTCGATTGCTTAGCTCAGAATCTCCATATCCGGTTTATTAAGTCCTTAACATCAATATCTGAGCTGATATCCAAAGTTAGAGAACTACAAATTCATAGTTTGGCCCAGTTGCAATATTACAACTTGACCGTTGTGCCGGATCATGTCGTGGTTAATCAGTACCATGTATTTCGTAAGGGCATAAATGAAGTTGTTGATGCCGAAATCCAATCAACAGTACTTCACATTCAAGAAAGTGAAGTCATCTCAGACATTGAtgctgatgatgaggatgatggtGAAGATATTTCAGAAGAGCATTATGAAATATATGAAGAACAAATTCAACAAGAATTGGGAGTAATTACTGAAGCTGAAAGTGCTTTAGATGCTCCACAACCAGAGCAGTCTTTGCAACTGACTGAAGCGGGAAATTCAGATGCAAAGCAAGAACAAGAAGGCAACGTTTATTTCAATGTTGAAGGTGTTTCAGAATTGGATGAAATACTTAAGGGCCAAGCAGAAATTATACCAGAGCAGGCTTTGCAACTGGCTGAAGCAGAAATTTCAGAAGCAATGCATGCACAAGAAGAGGATGCTCACTTCTTCAATGTTGAAGACTCTGATATCCATATTGATGTGAAGCAGACACTAGGAGATGGTGCCAGGTTCAATATTGAAAAACCAAGTAACGAAGGTCTAGAGCATTTGCCTAGTTTAGGctcagaagttgaagaaattcatGCTGAAGTCTatgatgaagaagcagagggaaaTTATGCAACAGTAGATGCTGCAATCACCAGGAATGAAAGGAGATCTGAAACAACTGACATAACTCCACGTATGATGCTATATTTGCTGCTCTGTGGAGGTGCACTTATAATTGCTCTTGTATCTTTCAACTTTTCAAGGAAAGGTAAAATCGGAAGCAAAAGGGTCACCAGCTCTGTGGAGCAACCTTTGATTGGTAAGGAGTTGCATGCCAACAACTCATTGCAAACTCTGAACAAAAAGCAAATTTCTCCAGAGAAGTCATCTCTCAGGAACGGACCCATAGAAATGGACGTGCTTGAACTTGAAGAGCCTTGCCCTTCAGAAATGAGCAGCTTTCAGCAGGGTTCAACCCAAGGTGATAAAGCAATGAACCAGTCGGATGAAGATCATAGCGTAGAGAAGAAGCGCAACAAGCACTATAGGAGAGAATCTTGGGCCTCTTCAGACTATTCCATGGGTTCGAAATCATCCTATGGAAGCTTAACAGTGTACGAGAAAATTCCAAGCAAGCAG GGAGATGGGGATGTGGGAATAGTAACTCCTGTTAGGCGTTCAAGTAGGATCAGAAATCTTGCTACTTCTCCTTCATGA